The stretch of DNA TTAGATGTGTCTGAAACTGGGATTCtaacattttttgttttcatGATGATCCATGATGTCTTTGTCTAGTTGTTTTTTAACAAGATCTGCACAGGAGGACAATCCAAATGTACACGGTTACATAAAGACTGTATCAGAGCAGAATAAGACAAGCACAACAATTAGATTATTCAGCTTGAGTTTCAGCTATACTGTAGTTAATGTGAAAATATTAAATTAGGATAAGAAAAACAATAATGTGTTTAAATGAGGAACAGACTATACGTTGTGGTGAGAGAGAGCTCATCGTTGATGTGCTACAGTTGGTAGACACTGTggttttgttttttttgtaagtAGGGAGGGGTTGGCAATCATATGACACCGCATCAGAAAATAGCCTTTCTTCTCTGAGAGGAAGAAGCCATGTTGAGCCCCAGGGTTAGATGAGTAGATGAGGATCTATAATGTACATCAAGTGACAGCAAAATGGCCACCAATTATGCATACAGACATTATCTCATAGAGTGGATAAGAGTCAATGTTCACGTGCTGCACATTGTTTTATGTGCTCACTGTTTTACACTGAGCGTGTGTTGTGCCATGCAAATGGACCTGAAGTACACATTACactcatttttttttacagtaatggATCAGCAGAATAacaatatgtttaaaaaaaaaacgtgacTAATGTTGAGCCTTAGATGATTTGCTTTCACAATGCTGTATTCCCTAGTAACACAGTTCTGTATTATTTCATTAATTTGTCAAGGGTATCATAAACCAAATTATTTGATGAGAATGAGATGGATCTAGATGTGCTGGGTTATAAATGGGGATGTGTTTGAATCATGGTCCCTTTCTGCTGTTCCACACATGTTGTTCTCCTCATGGTAGGCAGAGATCTTCAGAGTTTCACTCTGAGTCATTGTCAAACCTCTTCCTCTTTTCTAGGGCATCTACAGGGAAATAACAAAACAATTGGTTTCTCATGCCATCCTTTTTCTGAGAAATAATTTAAATCCCCAGAATAATGATTCATTCTGATCAGCTTAGCTTGAAGAGAAATGTGATTATTTACAACGTGTCTCAGTAATGGGTGTCCTAATTTTCAGCTGAACTGTCTGGGAATGTTTTGTCAGTTATTTAAGTAAAGAAAGGGTTCCAGGCCTGGATAGAGTTTTGTATTAGCTACAGTTGTCATGAGGAAGTGCTAATAAATAACCATCTTTGTTAGTCATCTGGGGGTGAAACATCACATGTCTAAAAGCTGGTGTATTTTGAGGTCAGCTCTCTTATTATGTTTCAGAGAATCTCGATAAATTGAAGAAATTGTCAAGTTAATGTCTAGTTATTCAAATGTGTATGACCAAACAATATTTAATCATGCCAAAACTCAGAAAGATAACCATGAATGCAGTCCCTCACTGcagaaaaattaaataaaattagAATTTGTCAATCCTCTCATGCGATTTATAATATActgaacatactgtatttacatgACTGTGATGTGTTATCATTGTAACTCCTCCTCTAGACCACCAGTCTGAGGAGTCATTATGAGCAAGTCAAAGGGCCCAGAGTacccttccttctctctggaGACGGATGACAGGACAGATGATGAGAGGGCACAGAGCagacaggtgaagaagcctgaccGGCTGGTGTCTGCCCTAGGCTTAGGCAGTTCGGGGGGGCCCAAAGCCCCCATGGACTCAGACTACCAGGATGAGCTGGAGGAGGCCGCTCCCAAGATTAGATTCAATCTCAATTTTGACAAGTGAGACAACGCATTCACAAAATATAATAACACATTCTGTACAGTATGGCGACAAATGGTGTTTAATGCCTGATTGTAGGGCTAAGTCACACTAATAACAGTCTTAATACTGTTTGAGAAAATACAGATGTCTTCCCTCAGGGAGGACATTTTTTTAATCAGAAGTTAATTTACAATATAACATGAGAGTAAGGTCTTTGTTTTGAAGCCCTTTTGGGAAAGACCATTAGTTTTTTGTTTTCCAATTGAAGAAGAAATGCTTTCCCAATACTAAAGTCTAACATTTTTCTTTGTAGAGAAGTACGATGTTTGGAGGAGAACAAAGAGGACAGGGACAGCAAGAGGTTTGACATCAAGAGGCTGTTTGAGGCCGTGTCCACTGGTGATGTCATGAAGCTGGAGGGGCTGCATCAGTACTTGCATCTGTCCATGAAAAAGCTCTCCAACACTGAGTGTGAGGGGGACTATGCATTACAGTATATAGTATTGTATAATTATAGCATTTTAGGGTACCACTTTACATTACAGTGCTATTATTGCTGTGTAACTACTTGTGTTATTACAGCGTAATGAGTATTGTaaactaaccccaaccctagcttgATGTCCACACCCTGGCTCAACCCAAAACCTACCCATtaacctaaccctaccttcatgtccacaccccaccCAGctaaaccctaactctagccattaCCCTAACCATAGAtgcatgtccacaccccggttcaaccttaataaccctagcttcatgtccacaccccagttaAACCCTAACTCTAGCATCATCCTAACgttaacttcatgtccacaccccaggtAAACCCTAACTCTAGCATCATCCTAACgttaacttcatgtccacaccccagttaAACCCTAACTCTAGCATCATCCTAACgttaacttcatgtccacaccccagttaAACCCTAACTCTAGCATCATCCTAACgttaacttcatgtccacaccccagttaAACCCTAACTCTAGCATCAATCCTAACtttaacttcatgtccacatcccagctcaactctaaccctaacctcaaccctacccctaaccctagagTGGTAATGCATTGTACCTATAGCTTTAATACTAACGCTGACCCTCAAGTGTATTATTTTATACCCCATTCTTTCACATCTTGCTCTCCTAGATCAATCGTATGGTAAAAACGTCCTGCTGAAGGCTCTACTGAATCTGAGGAATGGCAGAAATAACACAATTGAATATCTCCTTGACATCTCAGAGAAGATGGGGGACATCAAAGAATTAGTAAATGCTGCATACACAGACAGCTATTACAAAGGTGAACTGTCATATAACCAGAATCATCATTACTTGCTGTTGTTCATCTATTCCACACATGTCTCTGACAACTCAGTTTTATATACACAGCCCTCGAcatatcaaaacagtcatgtaacTGTATATGTCAGGCCATGCATGTTATGATATTCTATCCTTTCTATCTACGGATCAAATAGGTCAAACAGCCCTTCATATTGCCATTGAGAGAAGGAGCACCTATTTTGTTGAGCTATTGATCAAGAAAGGAGCAAACGTCCATGCCAAAGCCTGTGGGAAATTCTTCCAGCTCAATGATGGACCCAGCTTCTACTTTGGTGAGTGTGTCAGTATCACTGAGCCTTGAACAGTATCCTCCTCTGGTAGGTTTGACAACAGACTCTTCTACTTGTCAGGCGTCTAGTCATCCCTCAGGGAATATTCATTCCCTTCTTTATGACTAAGGGAATTTTAATAAAGTGTTTTATGAAGCTTTATTTAAATTTGATTTACATATCCAGAAAATATTTCCAACAAGGTTGTCACTGTTGTGGTGGTTAGGGTAATAGAAAGGACATTGAATTGAGGGAAAATGTGATTCTAGGTGAGCTACCTCTGTCCCTGGCTGCGTGCACCAACCAGCCTGAGGTGGTGGACTTTCTGCTGGAGAATGACTACCAGAGAGTGGATGTGAGGGAGAGTGATTCTCTGGGTAACATGGTGTTGCATGCCCTGGTGGTGTTGGCTGATaacacaccagagaacactgacttcATCACCTCTATGTACGACCACATCCTCACAACAGCTGCCCGCCTCCACCCCAAATGGAGGCTGGAGGACATCGAGAACAACCAGGGCCTGACAACTATAAAACTGGCTGCCAAGACTGGCAAGATCGGGGTAAGGGAGAAGTCCTGTTGTTCCTGTTAGACGTACGCATTTTTCTTTCATACAGTGCATCCAGAAaaaatcagaccccttgactttttacacattttgttatgttacagccctattctaaaattgattgaataaatgtttttcctcatcaatctacactctataccccataatgacaaagcaacaggtttttagaaatgttgcaaatttattacaaattttaaaaataaataccttatttacataactattcagaccctttgctatgagactcgaaattgagctcaggtgcatcctgtttccattgatcatccttgagctgtttctacaacttgattggagtccacctgtggtaaattcaattgattggacatgattttgaaaggcacatacctgtctatataaggtcccaagccatgaggtcgaaagaattgtccgtagagctccgagacaggatgctgtcaaggcacagatctggggaagggtacccaaacatttctgcagcattgaaggccccaAGTACAAAGTAGactccttcattcttaaatggaacaagtttggaaccactaagattcttcctagagctggccgcttagccaaactgagcaatcgggggagaaggcccttggtcagggaggtgaccaagaacccaatggtcactctgacagagctccagagttcatctgtggagatgggagaaccttccagcaggacaaccatctctgcagcacctttatggtagagtggccagacggaaggcactcctcagtaaaaggcacatgacagcccacttggagtttgccaaaaggcacctaaagaaactCAGAacctgagaaacaagattctctggtctgatgaaaccaagcatggtggtggcagcgtcatgcagtggggatgtttttcagcatcagggactggtagactagtcagaatcacgggaaagatgaaaggaacaaagtacagagatccttgatggaaacctgttccagagtgctcagaacctcagactggggcaaaggttcatcttccaacaggacaacaactctaagcacacagccaagacaatgccggagtggcttcgggacaagtctttgaatgtccttgggtggcccagccagagcctgaacttgaacccgatctctggagagacctgaaaatagcagtgtaccgatgctccccattcaacctgacaaagcttgagaggatctgcagagaagaatgggggaaactccccaaaaacaggtatgccaagcttgtagcggtATACCCcagaagatttgaggctgtaatcgctgccaaaggtgtttcaaagtactgagtaaagtgtctgaatacttatgtctatttcagttttaaattttttataaatgtacaaacatttctaaaaccctgtttttgctttgtcattatcgggtattttgtgtagacggatgaggggaaaaaaacaatttaatacattttagaataaggctctaacataacaaaatgtggaaaaagtcaaaaggtctgaatactttccgaatgtactgtatgtgtttatcaTAATGTGCTACATCCTTCCATTATGTGTAAACCAATTGTTTTATTCCTCATCTAGCTGTTTAAGCACATGATGCATCGTGAGTTCCAGGAGAGGGAGACCAGAAACCTGTCCCGTAAATTCACTGAGTGGGTTTACGGACCCGTCCACTCCTCCCTGTATGACCTTGACTCACTGGACTCCTACGAGAAGAACTCTGTCCTGGAGATCATCGTTTACAGCAGTGACATTCCTGTGAGTCACATTTATATCAAAATGATCAAATCATAAGCCCCTTTATACCTGGTGCTATCATGCATCCTTTGTCCTAATCTTggccacattctgattgtgcccagaTTTTCAGACATTCGTCTACACATCTATCCACTGCGTTGTGACCAAATTTGCGGATCCCTCCCTCTATGCAAATTATTTGAGAGGTATTCtttttaaataacatttatttattttaagacacATTTTGATGGCCTGAGTTAATGGTAccacctgtcaatgattttagagggCTGGATAATGATAATTTAAATGCTTTCACTTTCCAGATCCAGCTACACTTCCAGACACAATGCATGCCTGACTACCTCTGGTGGTCAGGAAGATCAGATCACAATCACATCAAAAtgcatcttttatttatttttgtacatTTTCTTTGATCttttataaacaatacaaaacattcaCATACAAATGACAACATCGTacaaacatcaactacatcacacctgccccgACCCACTagcacacacccccatctccagcgccccatcactctgtttctctccatagCGCACTCACTTTCAATTTTTAGATAGTAAAGCGTTTGAcctttccactgtgttaacgatGAACGATTGCTTGATTTACAGTTTTTAcgatatgtttttttaaagatgaTTGACGAGTAAAGTATCGTCCAACCCATCGGGTATCTCACTGCACCCCCTcttatgccatgtcttgaaatatgcagatttacagattaaaagtacatttacattgtaatacttctgaaaGCCAACTTTATAACTCcgcccataacttttggactttatAACATTCCaagaaggcatggattattgagtcattattagttttacacttcagacatgactctgccgttgtgctgCAGAATTTGTGAATTTCGTCTCAATATTATTCTATAAATGTATTTATACTGGATTAAGTGTACATTTTCGTTAACTGTAATATTGTTTAATTATGGtccaacattccctccatcttgtgccaacgtcagttatttatttttaagtctgggttccaatagtttatactttttttttctaagagattgtcagCTGGATAGactctctgcaaggttttgtatagCTTACCTATCATATGAGTATCCTTTTCTGACTCAGATAGGATTTCCTCAAGATTGATCTGATATCCAAAAGATTTTGAATCAAAATTTTGTGATCGAAAACATTTAAGTTGCATGTATTTGACAATATTGCTTTTCAGAATTACCAAGTCATTTAcagtttctatgcctttagtttttACATGTGGACCAATTTATCGGTGAATTCTGATAAGCTGTCCAAGGATTGGTCCATAAAGTTGTGTTTTTAGAGAGTGATATTCGTTCTTGTAGAATACATTTAATTTTCTTCCAACTCTGAAGTTATTAATATTCTTAgctttatcctttgaaaatagacaCGTAAAAAGATTCTGGATATGAGCATCTTAACAGTCTACACCTGTCTAAAGAATATGGGCACACTCAGAATGGGTCCATGCTATCTGATAGCATTGActaatcagaatgtggacaacaTTAGGAAGGAcacatgttagcaccaggtataaatgGGGCTCTAGATGCCATTTcctgctgttgtgcccttgagcaaggcacttaacatcTAAACTGCTCCATGAGTTCTGCACTGTGGTTAACCCTGTGCAGCTATTCTCCAACCTCTCTGTGAATCTGTGTCTCTAAAGAGAGAAAGACTAAAATATAGATATACTAGCATAAAAGTGTGGCTATATTATATCAATATTATAAAATATCATTTCAGAATCGCCATGAGATGCTGCAGATTGAGCCTCTGAACAGGCTACTGGAGGAGAAGTGGGACAAGTTTGCTGCTCGGATGTTTTTCTTAAACTTCATGGTTTACCTGGTTTACCTCTCCGTCTTCACTGCTGTCGCCTACTACAGGAAGAAAGGAACGGTGAGGTCTTTGCATTATCACAATAAGCTACCTTATTCTAGCCTGGTTGGTCCCAGAGCAATTAAGTTTGGATCCATGCAAAAATCATTCAGATATAGAGGAGATCAAATTATTATTTATGAATtgtttattgtcacatacaggtgcagtgaaatgtggtgttttacagggtcagccatagtagtacggtgtccttggagcaaattagggttaaatgccttgctcaaggacacatcgaCAGATTTGTCACCTTGATGGCCCAGGTATTAGCAGCATACCATCCTGCATCCCACtgttggcttgcttctgaagttaAGCAGGGTTGGTTGTGGTCAGTCCCTGGATAGGAGACCTGATACTGCATACATGCCTTTCCTCTAGTCTAaacaaatatcccaatgccccagggcagtgatttggGACATTgcactgtgtagggtgctgtcttttgaaTGGGACAtaaaacaggtgtcctgactctctgtggtcactaaagatcccatggcacttattgtaagagtaggggtgttaaccccggtgtcctggctaaattcccactCTGGCCACCTAAATATcacatcatggtcacctaatcatccccagcttacaattggctcattcatcctcctctcccctgtaaccatTCCCCAgatcgttgctgtaaatgagaatgtgttctcagtcaacttacatagtaaaataagggttaaattaaaatctaaaatctaaaatctaaaccagcaaccttt from Oncorhynchus kisutch isolate 150728-3 linkage group LG28, Okis_V2, whole genome shotgun sequence encodes:
- the trpv1 gene encoding transient receptor potential cation channel subfamily V member 1 — its product is MSKSKGPEYPSFSLETDDRTDDERAQSRQVKKPDRLVSALGLGSSGGPKAPMDSDYQDELEEAAPKIRFNLNFDKEVRCLEENKEDRDSKRFDIKRLFEAVSTGDVMKLEGLHQYLHLSMKKLSNTEYQSYGKNVLLKALLNLRNGRNNTIEYLLDISEKMGDIKELVNAAYTDSYYKGQTALHIAIERRSTYFVELLIKKGANVHAKACGKFFQLNDGPSFYFGELPLSLAACTNQPEVVDFLLENDYQRVDVRESDSLGNMVLHALVVLADNTPENTDFITSMYDHILTTAARLHPKWRLEDIENNQGLTTIKLAAKTGKIGLFKHMMHREFQERETRNLSRKFTEWVYGPVHSSLYDLDSLDSYEKNSVLEIIVYSSDIPNRHEMLQIEPLNRLLEEKWDKFAARMFFLNFMVYLVYLSVFTAVAYYRKKGTPPFTLEHTRQEYLRLAGQLFITVGAFYFFIRGILDLKRKRPSLDTLLIDGYSEILFFLQAIFFLASSVLYCCGREEYLGFFVLCLALSWVNLLYFSRGYRHMGIYSVMIQKMILCDILRFLFVYVTFLFGFSAAVVTLLMEPELPANNTAQPRNSTDGRGRTFFLPTEDSCIKPTFRNISHTIMELFKFTIGMGDLEFTEGYQYKEVFYMLLISYIVLTYILLLNMLIALMSRTVEKMSLESTSIWKLQRALTILDLERSLPRCLRRRLRSGVDKDLGTRAGEKDRRWCFRVEEVNWNKWNTNLGIINEDPGSGDTARLSPTHSSRTLGRERSWRGFLGNVSRRQHTQPQQQTQVESTEMSSLSPLNHV